The following proteins are encoded in a genomic region of Leifsonia psychrotolerans:
- a CDS encoding phosphoribosyltransferase family protein has product MIPSRLLSALRDAWAVLLPTSCPGCEAPDRALCADCRAALLPAVQRTHRDGIAVWSALNYDGVVRRVIGAYKEGGRTDVASPLAEALREALRATINAAVAGGPGIELVTVPSTRAAWRGRGYHPVNLLLKRAALRPSRVLRQHGMIRDQVGLGREARSRNKRGTLHAPRSLAGRRFVIIDDILTTGATVREARRAVIEAGGEVVGIATLAQTQRLYPDHRHSQQTDQQML; this is encoded by the coding sequence GTGATTCCGAGTCGATTGCTTTCAGCGCTGCGTGACGCGTGGGCTGTACTGCTGCCGACGAGTTGCCCGGGCTGCGAAGCGCCCGATCGAGCGCTCTGCGCTGACTGCCGTGCCGCACTCCTTCCAGCGGTCCAACGTACCCACCGCGACGGCATCGCTGTGTGGTCGGCCCTGAACTATGACGGGGTCGTGCGCCGGGTGATCGGCGCGTACAAGGAGGGAGGGCGCACCGATGTCGCCTCGCCGCTGGCCGAGGCACTCCGCGAAGCTCTCCGGGCGACGATTAACGCCGCCGTCGCCGGCGGCCCCGGAATCGAACTGGTGACGGTTCCTTCCACGCGCGCTGCCTGGCGGGGTCGGGGCTACCACCCCGTCAATCTCCTGCTGAAACGGGCGGCGCTGCGGCCGAGTCGCGTGCTGAGACAACACGGGATGATCCGTGATCAGGTCGGGCTCGGACGCGAAGCGCGCAGCAGAAATAAGCGCGGAACGCTCCATGCTCCCCGCTCTCTCGCCGGACGCCGCTTCGTCATCATCGACGACATTCTCACGACCGGGGCCACAGTTCGGGAGGCGCGACGCGCCGTGATCGAGGCGGGTGGCGAGGTCGTTGGTATCGCCACTTTGGCTCAAACCCAGCGGCTTTACCCCGATCATCGGCACTCCCAGCAAACTGATCAGCAAATGCTGTGA